A genome region from Hevea brasiliensis isolate MT/VB/25A 57/8 chromosome 9, ASM3005281v1, whole genome shotgun sequence includes the following:
- the LOC110666927 gene encoding dnaJ protein homolog, with protein sequence MFGYGGRSDNTKYYEILGVSKNASQDEMKKAYKKAAIKNHPDKGGDPEKFKELAHAYEVLSDPEKRDIYDQYGEDALKEGMGGGGGSGVHNPFDIFESLFGRSFGGGGSSRGRRQKRGDDVVQTLKVTLEDLYNGTTKKLSLSRNFMCTKCKGKGSKSGASGMCYGCQGSGMKITTRQIGLGMIQQMQHICPECRGSGEVISEKDKCPQCRGKKVSQEKKVLEVHVEKGMHHGQKIVFEGQADEAPDTVTGDIVFVLQLRDHPKFERKVDDLIVERTLNLTEALCGFQFVLTHLDGRQLLIKSNPGEVIKPGQYKAINDEGMPQHGRPFMKGKLYIHFNVDFPDSRILSPEQCHTIETILPLRSRKHLSDMELDECEETILHDVNMAEEEKRRKQQQRYEAYEYDEDDEPSMSGVQCAQQ encoded by the exons ATGTTTGGGTATGGTGGAAGGAGTGATAACACCAAGTATTATGAGATTCTTGGTGTCTCAAAGAATGCTAGTCAAGATGAAATGAAGAAGGCTTATAAAAAAGCTGCCATAAAGAATCATCCTGACAAAGGTGGAGATCCTGAGAAG TTCAAGGAGCTGGCTCATGCTTATGAAGTTCTTAGTGATCCAGAGAAGAGAGATATTTATGACCAATATGGTGAAGATGCACTTAAAGAGGGAATGGGAGGAGGAGGTGGGAGTGGTGTTCATAACCCATTTGATATATTTGAATCACTTTTTGGCAGATCTTTTGGTG GGGGAGGCAGCTCAAGAGGAAGAAGGCAGAAGCGAGGTGATGATGTAGTACAAACTCTGAAGGTTACCTTAGAGGACTTATATAATGGAACAACCAAGAAACTCTCTCTTTCTAGAAATTTTATGTGTACTAAATGTAAAGG GAAGGGCTCAAAGAGTGGAGCTTCTGGGATGTGTTATGGATGCCAAGGTTCAGGAATGAAAATTACAACACGACAGATTGGCCTGGGCATGATTCAGCAGATGCAACATATCTGTCCGGAATGCAGAGGCTCAG GTGAGGTCATCAGTGAGAAGGATAAATGCCCACAGTGCAGGGGAAAAAAAGTATCTCAAGAAAAGAAAGTGCTGGAGGTACATGTTGAGAAAGGGATGCATCATGGCCAGAAAATAGTTTTTGAGGGTCAAGCTGATGAAGCG CCTGATACGGTTACTGGAGATATTGTTTTTGTATTGCAACTGAGGGATCACCCCAAGTTTGAGCGGAAGGTTGATGATCTCATTGTGGAGCGCACCCTCAATTTAACAGAGGCGCTCTGTGGATTTCAGTTTGTCCTGACTCACCTTGATGGCAGGCAACTTCTGATCAAATCAAATCCTGGCGAGGTCATAAAGCCTG GTCAATACAAAGCAATCAATGATGAGGGAATGCCACAGCATGGTCGGCCCTTCATGAAAGGCAAGCTTTATATCCATTTTAATGTGGATTTCCCCGACTCTAGGATTCTTTCCCCTGAGCAGTGCCATACTATAGAGACCATACTTCCCTTGAGGTCAAGAAAGCACTTGTCTGACATGGAGCTTGATGAGTGTGAAGAGACTATTTTGCATGATGTCAATATGGCGGAGGAGGAGAAGAGGCGAAAACAGCAGCAGAGATATGAGGCATATGAATATGATGAAGATGATGAGCCATCAATGTCAGGTGTACAATGCGCTCAGCAGTAA